Proteins from a genomic interval of Chryseobacterium indologenes:
- a CDS encoding helix-turn-helix domain-containing protein: protein MTLQTFLADNIRYLRMQKTQLSQEKIAEAIGITRDRYSKYENGKVSLPLEVLVALSKFYHLSTDLLLTVDLRKYRLEEMVNLPDNRILLPIKTDEMGENKIEIVPFKASMGYLMSYADPDYIESLQTMSLPFLRNGKYRAFPVEGDSMPPHKDGAYIIGRYIESLNDIKIGKTYIFLTHEGITYKRLSAVQPTALEVMADNSFYKPYNILLKDLLEVWEFTSSIAVEESQQNELLLDNTTIIKMFNEIKSDLSKLTS from the coding sequence ATGACATTACAAACTTTTTTGGCCGACAACATCAGGTATTTACGGATGCAGAAAACGCAGCTTTCACAAGAGAAAATAGCCGAGGCCATAGGTATAACAAGAGATCGCTATTCTAAATATGAGAACGGAAAAGTTTCTCTTCCTCTGGAAGTACTTGTGGCGCTTTCTAAATTTTATCATTTAAGTACCGACTTACTTCTTACCGTTGACCTTAGAAAATATAGGTTAGAAGAAATGGTCAATTTACCTGACAACAGAATCCTACTTCCTATAAAAACCGACGAGATGGGTGAAAATAAAATCGAGATTGTTCCATTCAAAGCTTCAATGGGCTATCTTATGAGCTATGCAGATCCTGACTATATAGAGTCCTTACAAACTATGTCTCTGCCGTTTCTTCGAAATGGAAAATATAGAGCCTTTCCAGTAGAAGGTGATTCTATGCCACCTCATAAAGACGGTGCTTATATAATCGGAAGGTATATAGAATCACTGAATGACATTAAGATCGGGAAGACATATATTTTTTTAACACATGAAGGAATTACCTATAAAAGATTATCGGCAGTACAACCGACCGCATTGGAGGTTATGGCCGACAACTCTTTTTATAAGCCATACAATATTCTTTTGAAAGATCTTTTGGAGGTTTGGGAATTTACGTCGAGTATTGCTGTCGAGGAATCACAACAAAATGAACTTCTGTTGGACAACACTACTATTATCAAAATGTTCAATGAAATCAAATCGGATCTTTCAAAATTAACATCGTAA
- the merTP gene encoding mercuric transport protein MerTP, whose amino-acid sequence MKTDKKLIGTGLLTAIAASLCCITPVLALIAGTSGLASTFSWLEPFRPYFIGLTILVLGFAWYQKLKPLRKIDCNCEVTEKPNFMQTSSFLGIVTVFAGLLLSFPIYSHIFFSQTKSKTIITQTSKIQKVEFAIKGMTCSGCEQHIKTEINRLKGIVEVVVSYEKGNAIVKFDSKQTSITEIENAINSTGYKAINSKTIS is encoded by the coding sequence ATGAAAACGGATAAAAAACTTATCGGTACTGGACTTTTAACAGCTATTGCAGCTTCTCTGTGTTGTATAACACCTGTTTTGGCGCTTATAGCTGGAACAAGTGGTCTTGCTTCAACTTTTTCCTGGCTTGAACCTTTCCGTCCATATTTTATCGGTTTAACAATTTTAGTGCTTGGCTTTGCATGGTATCAAAAATTGAAACCGCTAAGGAAAATAGATTGTAATTGTGAAGTAACTGAAAAACCAAATTTTATGCAGACAAGTTCATTTTTAGGAATTGTTACCGTCTTTGCGGGTTTACTTTTATCGTTTCCAATTTATTCTCACATATTTTTTTCCCAGACTAAAAGTAAAACTATTATAACTCAGACTTCCAAGATTCAGAAAGTTGAGTTTGCTATTAAAGGAATGACTTGTTCTGGGTGTGAACAACATATTAAAACAGAGATCAACCGACTAAAAGGAATTGTCGAAGTTGTAGTATCTTATGAAAAGGGCAACGCTATTGTTAAGTTCGACAGTAAACAAACAAGTATCACGGAAATTGAAAATGCTATCAATTCAACAGGATATAAAGCAATAAATAGTAAAACTATATCGTAA
- a CDS encoding metallophosphoesterase family protein gives MKIALFSDIHANLPALEAFFKDVEFRDPDSIYCLGDLVGYNIWPNEVVNEIRKRKIPTIAGNYDFGIGRMSNECGCAYKTDGEKDNGNISISFTNSIMMDDERSYLRTLPAHIKVEFQLNEDKLNLLLVHGSPRKINEYLFEDREEKSMLRIMEQADADIMCFGHTHKPYHRILNSGTEDLPHYRHAVNIGSVGKPKDNDVRGGYVMLTINDNSSVLNKDSIKVEFIRFDYDIEKAAQAVENSPLPNEYAENLRRGY, from the coding sequence ATGAAAATTGCATTATTCAGTGATATTCACGCAAATTTACCGGCACTGGAAGCTTTCTTTAAAGATGTCGAATTCCGTGATCCGGATAGTATTTACTGTTTAGGAGATCTTGTAGGTTACAATATTTGGCCCAACGAGGTGGTCAATGAGATCCGGAAGAGGAAAATACCAACCATTGCCGGAAATTATGATTTTGGCATTGGGCGTATGAGCAACGAATGTGGTTGTGCCTATAAAACTGACGGTGAAAAAGACAATGGTAACATTTCCATTTCTTTTACAAACTCCATTATGATGGACGATGAACGCTCCTATCTGCGAACACTTCCTGCACACATCAAAGTTGAGTTCCAGCTTAATGAAGACAAATTAAATCTTCTATTAGTACATGGCAGCCCAAGAAAAATCAATGAATATCTGTTTGAAGACCGGGAGGAAAAAAGCATGCTCAGGATCATGGAGCAAGCGGATGCGGATATTATGTGTTTTGGACATACCCATAAGCCATATCATCGCATTTTAAATTCAGGTACTGAGGATCTTCCGCATTATCGCCATGCAGTTAATATCGGTTCTGTTGGAAAACCAAAAGATAATGATGTGCGGGGAGGCTATGTTATGTTAACGATCAATGACAATAGTTCTGTGCTTAATAAAGACAGTATCAAAGTTGAATTTATTCGATTTGATTATGATATTGAAAAAGCGGCACAAGCAGTTGAAAACAGCCCACTACCTAATGAATATGCAGAAAATTTAAGAAGAGGCTATTAA
- a CDS encoding winged helix-turn-helix transcriptional regulator encodes MGATKTEHFTESQNQIAVIAKALGHPARIAIIEYLLKVNTCITGDIVNELPLAQPTVSQHLKELKNAGLIKGSIEGNSVCYCIDENTFDILKEYFSKIIFTVTNQKCC; translated from the coding sequence ATGGGAGCTACAAAAACAGAGCATTTTACTGAAAGCCAGAACCAGATAGCGGTTATTGCTAAAGCCTTGGGACATCCTGCTAGAATTGCTATTATCGAGTATTTGTTGAAGGTCAATACTTGTATAACTGGAGACATTGTGAATGAATTACCGTTAGCACAGCCAACTGTATCACAACATTTAAAAGAACTGAAAAACGCAGGATTGATAAAAGGAAGCATTGAAGGTAATTCAGTTTGTTATTGTATTGACGAAAATACTTTTGACATATTGAAAGAGTATTTTTCAAAAATAATCTTTACGGTAACTAACCAAAAATGTTGTTAA
- a CDS encoding winged helix-turn-helix transcriptional regulator: protein MENNSCIRQRADIRQINRCKNRVLELQDPFDYLSSGLELAGNNVRLKILFLLHEEKRLCVCDLSDILDMTISAVSQHLRKLKDRKLIITEREAQTIFYSLTKEYEKLLDPFFKILVDNKVLETI, encoded by the coding sequence ATGGAAAATAATTCGTGCATAAGACAACGGGCGGATATTAGACAGATCAATCGCTGTAAAAATCGAGTTTTAGAACTCCAAGACCCTTTTGATTATTTATCAAGTGGACTTGAATTAGCGGGAAATAATGTAAGGCTGAAAATCTTGTTTCTTCTACATGAAGAAAAACGACTTTGTGTATGTGATTTAAGCGATATACTAGATATGACAATTTCAGCAGTTTCCCAGCATTTACGAAAGCTTAAAGACCGAAAGCTAATCATAACAGAAAGAGAAGCACAAACCATTTTTTACTCATTGACAAAAGAGTACGAAAAATTGCTGGATCCATTTTTTAAAATACTAGTTGATAATAAAGTTTTAGAAACAATATGA
- a CDS encoding 3-isopropylmalate dehydratase produces the protein MKITDLNGLEITVTDLDKAIQQAELFKDMHHVPPVPYDKVRQKYWTDVYNKLLELKSKIS, from the coding sequence ATGAAAATAACGGATTTAAACGGTCTGGAAATAACAGTGACCGATCTTGATAAAGCGATTCAGCAGGCGGAACTATTTAAGGATATGCACCATGTTCCGCCTGTACCCTACGATAAAGTAAGGCAAAAATACTGGACTGACGTTTACAACAAACTTTTGGAACTAAAATCAAAAATATCATGA
- a CDS encoding N-acetyltransferase family protein, which produces MDIISFGKEQFREIAEIYRQGLETGNATFETSVPNWEDWDKSKLEHSRFAAVIDNIIVGWAALSAVSDRCVYGGVAEVSIYISNDHKGKGIGKALMTKLITESEIHGIWTLQSGMFPENEAPIALHKSTGFRIIGHREKIGKLGDTWRDTVIMERRSKTIGLN; this is translated from the coding sequence ATGGATATAATTTCATTTGGTAAAGAACAGTTTAGGGAAATTGCTGAAATCTATAGACAGGGCCTTGAAACTGGAAATGCGACTTTTGAAACCTCAGTTCCCAATTGGGAAGATTGGGACAAAAGTAAATTAGAGCATAGCCGTTTTGCTGCTGTCATTGACAATATCATAGTGGGATGGGCAGCGTTATCTGCGGTTAGTGATCGCTGTGTATATGGCGGAGTGGCTGAAGTGAGCATTTACATTTCCAATGACCACAAAGGAAAAGGAATAGGAAAAGCCCTGATGACAAAATTGATAACGGAAAGTGAGATCCATGGAATTTGGACATTACAAAGTGGAATGTTTCCAGAAAATGAAGCTCCAATAGCTCTTCATAAGAGTACGGGATTTAGAATAATAGGTCACCGTGAAAAAATCGGAAAGCTTGGAGATACCTGGCGTGACACAGTAATCATGGAAAGAAGAAGTAAAACAATAGGATTAAATTAA
- a CDS encoding protein-tyrosine-phosphatase — protein MNQTLVKNIEALSAGTISEERKIVLQPLVDYVQRKIETDQTIRLNFICTHNSRRSHLSQIWAQTMAYHFDVKNVYCYSGGTEATAMFPKVAETLSNQGFQIQKLSENENPVYAVKYAQNEAAVICFSKEYNNDFNPKNEFGAIMTCNNADEGCPIVFGAEDRFPIKYDDPKASDNTPEQTQVYAERSLQIASEMLYVFSQLKK, from the coding sequence ATGAACCAAACACTTGTAAAAAATATCGAAGCACTCTCAGCTGGTACGATATCAGAAGAACGAAAAATAGTTTTGCAACCTTTAGTTGATTATGTGCAGAGGAAAATAGAAACTGACCAGACGATCCGTTTAAATTTCATCTGTACCCATAACAGTAGAAGAAGTCATTTATCGCAGATCTGGGCGCAGACTATGGCTTATCATTTTGACGTTAAGAACGTATATTGCTATTCAGGTGGCACTGAGGCAACAGCGATGTTTCCGAAAGTAGCAGAAACGTTAAGTAACCAAGGTTTTCAGATCCAAAAACTTAGCGAGAACGAAAACCCTGTCTATGCAGTAAAGTACGCACAAAATGAAGCTGCTGTAATCTGTTTCTCCAAAGAATATAACAATGACTTTAATCCAAAAAATGAATTCGGAGCAATTATGACCTGTAATAATGCGGATGAAGGCTGTCCGATTGTGTTTGGAGCAGAGGATAGATTTCCAATAAAATACGATGATCCCAAAGCTTCTGACAATACCCCGGAACAAACTCAGGTCTACGCAGAAAGAAGTTTACAGATAGCATCAGAAATGCTTTATGTCTTTTCACAATTAAAGAAATAA
- a CDS encoding PRTRC system ThiF family protein, with protein MNQEKTKMHFTDNYLLAPTNPITVNLVGAGGTGSKVLTGLMEINESLLALGHTGLQVRLWDDDIVTSANLGRQRFFDCEVGLPKSVALINRINRCTGANWKAETVKFEKDKFGKMPKQSNATITITCVDTVQARFGVAEILTSVNGQRNHVRDSPKYWLDYGNSKHTGQVILSTVGNIVQPESEKYIPVNNLPFVTQEYGELLMQSERDDNTPSCSLAEALEQQDLFINASLAQMGCKLLWSLFRFGMTKYRGLFHNLEDFRTSPILID; from the coding sequence ATGAATCAGGAGAAAACAAAAATGCATTTTACAGATAACTACCTGTTAGCCCCGACAAACCCGATCACTGTCAATTTGGTGGGAGCAGGCGGAACAGGCTCAAAGGTACTGACTGGATTGATGGAAATCAATGAAAGCCTATTGGCACTAGGACATACTGGTCTGCAGGTCAGGCTATGGGATGATGATATTGTCACATCCGCAAATTTGGGGAGACAGCGTTTTTTTGACTGTGAGGTCGGATTGCCGAAGTCCGTGGCTCTTATTAACCGTATTAACCGTTGCACGGGGGCTAACTGGAAAGCCGAGACGGTCAAATTTGAAAAGGATAAGTTTGGAAAAATGCCCAAACAATCTAATGCGACAATTACGATTACCTGTGTCGATACGGTACAGGCAAGATTTGGAGTTGCCGAAATACTCACATCGGTTAACGGGCAGCGTAACCATGTTCGGGATTCGCCCAAATATTGGTTGGATTATGGCAATAGTAAACATACAGGGCAGGTTATCCTTTCCACAGTGGGTAACATCGTACAACCGGAATCTGAAAAATATATTCCTGTGAACAACCTGCCATTTGTGACCCAAGAATATGGCGAACTGCTGATGCAGTCAGAACGGGACGACAATACGCCAAGCTGTTCCCTTGCAGAAGCACTTGAACAGCAAGACCTCTTTATTAACGCTTCCTTAGCGCAGATGGGATGCAAGTTACTGTGGAGTTTATTCAGGTTCGGAATGACTAAGTACAGGGGATTATTCCATAATCTTGAAGATTTCAGGACTAGCCCGATATTGATAGACTGA
- a CDS encoding antirestriction protein ArdA, which produces MQIDITQASIYVGTYAKYNDGSIFGKWLKLSDYADRGEFYDACAELHSDEEDPEFMFQDYEHIPKGLIGESWLCENTFEVLEALGNLDDNDLEAFLIWCDNDHKDFSKSDIDELISDFKDDYVAHYDSEEDFARELVEGRSDLSDFAKEYFDYEAYARDLFCGSYWSQDGHVFYN; this is translated from the coding sequence ATTCAAATAGATATAACACAGGCTAGTATTTACGTAGGAACATACGCTAAATATAACGATGGGTCAATTTTCGGAAAATGGCTAAAACTGTCCGATTATGCAGATAGGGGCGAGTTTTACGATGCCTGCGCCGAGTTGCACAGTGACGAGGAAGACCCAGAGTTTATGTTTCAGGATTACGAACATATACCCAAAGGCTTAATAGGCGAATCATGGTTATGTGAAAACACTTTTGAAGTACTGGAAGCCCTCGGAAATCTTGACGATAACGATCTTGAAGCATTTTTAATCTGGTGTGACAATGATCACAAAGACTTTTCCAAAAGTGACATTGACGAGCTTATCAGTGATTTTAAAGATGATTATGTAGCCCATTACGACAGTGAGGAGGATTTTGCACGGGAACTGGTAGAAGGTCGTTCAGATCTCAGCGATTTTGCGAAAGAGTATTTTGATTATGAAGCCTACGCAAGGGATCTTTTCTGCGGAAGCTATTGGAGCCAGGACGGACACGTATTCTATAACTAA
- a CDS encoding PRTRC system protein C, whose amino-acid sequence MLLSVELARVFVLMDKGLKIILDDPEPRWGVDAVMNFYANTYPILTTSKVSAPVIKDDSVVYTFESVMGTKG is encoded by the coding sequence ATGTTATTGAGCGTTGAATTAGCGAGAGTGTTTGTTCTCATGGACAAGGGATTGAAAATAATCCTTGACGACCCCGAACCACGTTGGGGCGTGGATGCAGTGATGAATTTTTATGCGAATACTTATCCCATTTTGACGACTTCAAAGGTTTCTGCGCCAGTAATTAAGGATGATTCTGTCGTATACACTTTTGAAAGTGTGATGGGTACGAAGGGTTAA
- a CDS encoding ATP-binding protein, which translates to MNEATLEARIDRVLHTVFPTFKEVKVEHQTSFTLKIGHHYIPLDSGYSAKNIVRGISDIILKIDGQNVILLELKQENVAISSGDIAQGISYARLLDQMPAITLISNGKINRFFNTYTKEEIITDSVDFGMINECIKDSFALAANDFKDAVNLLLNNDPELFAHVINQITQQKFLRLTGEIGDLTKPICPDFVIDRSILAEVIEAFDDKTSLIGVQGQAFSGKTMLLYQFFSRLNSQENFVFYLDCHDHNYSIYRQLANTFTKNSGMRVSDEQIREWLHSSLRVGSENRFYLLLDNFNESISNVIMDEIIELIDIFDDGHHRILYTVDEFNLQQLAYVPFKNYKTVIGEKSKIIKLDALDDDEYFQANEIMFDKFKLVIENGGHYAAEYREPRIIRHLISLYKNDALVEGQYDKIQPIPDVYLLKLLTNNQTYSQEIHRLMSMMAECFMEENNLRKQNSDLNVAASLSGSITIDIFKRKYNDHYEGLIKSSITVIRHFRNNGFSILYPKLPELLANYCIPIISRLLAEDSETRDIDQNLNYFSELTMAVPYCDIVGAAVLMEISQTKPKLFSDLINRMLKVEPKKEVISDQSRLLLFDENAGHIDIDYEKKNMEMKVC; encoded by the coding sequence ATGAATGAAGCTACGTTAGAAGCAAGAATTGATCGTGTACTGCACACAGTATTTCCAACATTCAAGGAGGTAAAAGTAGAACACCAAACCTCATTTACGCTTAAAATAGGACATCACTATATCCCATTAGATTCCGGATATTCAGCAAAAAATATTGTACGGGGAATTTCCGACATTATATTGAAAATTGATGGGCAAAATGTGATTCTCCTGGAACTGAAACAGGAGAATGTGGCTATTTCTTCTGGAGATATAGCTCAAGGAATTTCCTACGCACGACTTTTAGATCAGATGCCAGCGATAACATTAATTTCTAACGGAAAGATCAATCGTTTTTTTAACACCTATACCAAAGAAGAAATTATTACCGATAGTGTAGATTTTGGGATGATAAATGAGTGCATCAAGGATTCTTTCGCCCTGGCAGCAAATGATTTCAAGGATGCCGTAAATCTCCTGTTGAATAACGATCCAGAATTATTCGCTCATGTTATTAACCAGATAACCCAACAAAAATTTTTACGATTGACGGGAGAAATTGGAGATTTAACCAAGCCTATATGCCCAGATTTTGTGATTGACCGCAGCATTCTAGCAGAGGTGATTGAAGCATTCGACGATAAAACCTCTTTGATAGGCGTACAAGGCCAGGCATTCAGCGGAAAAACAATGTTGCTCTACCAATTCTTCAGTAGGTTGAATTCACAGGAAAATTTTGTCTTCTATCTGGACTGTCATGACCATAACTATTCAATTTATAGACAACTAGCCAATACCTTTACAAAAAACTCCGGTATGCGTGTGAGTGACGAACAGATCAGGGAATGGTTACATTCTTCACTGAGGGTGGGTAGTGAGAATAGGTTCTATTTGTTGCTTGATAACTTCAACGAGAGTATCTCCAATGTTATTATGGACGAAATCATTGAGCTAATTGACATTTTTGATGATGGACACCATCGAATCCTTTATACGGTAGACGAATTCAATTTACAACAGTTAGCCTATGTACCTTTTAAAAATTATAAAACTGTTATAGGCGAGAAAAGTAAAATTATAAAATTAGATGCGCTCGACGACGATGAGTATTTTCAGGCAAATGAAATAATGTTTGATAAATTCAAGTTGGTTATTGAAAATGGAGGACATTATGCAGCTGAATATAGAGAACCACGTATTATTAGACATTTAATTTCTCTGTATAAAAATGATGCCCTTGTCGAAGGGCAATATGATAAGATCCAGCCGATACCTGATGTTTACCTTTTAAAGCTCCTTACAAACAACCAAACTTATTCGCAAGAAATTCACCGTCTGATGTCAATGATGGCAGAATGCTTTATGGAAGAAAATAATTTGCGGAAACAAAACTCAGATCTTAATGTGGCTGCATCGTTAAGTGGTTCTATTACGATTGATATATTTAAACGGAAATATAATGACCATTACGAGGGACTGATAAAATCTTCCATAACGGTGATCAGGCATTTTCGGAACAATGGTTTTAGTATACTATACCCCAAACTTCCTGAACTATTAGCCAATTATTGTATTCCAATAATTTCACGCCTTCTCGCGGAAGATTCTGAGACCAGAGATATTGATCAAAATCTCAATTATTTTAGCGAATTGACTATGGCAGTTCCATATTGCGATATTGTGGGAGCCGCTGTACTGATGGAGATTTCTCAAACAAAACCAAAATTGTTTTCAGATCTTATCAACAGAATGCTAAAAGTAGAGCCAAAAAAGGAAGTGATTTCTGATCAGTCAAGATTACTTTTATTTGATGAAAACGCAGGTCACATCGACATCGATTATGAGAAAAAAAATATGGAAATGAAGGTTTGTTGA
- a CDS encoding TonB-dependent receptor, whose amino-acid sequence MKKMLILSFFMAINLCVYAQNTLKAVVKNNETKEVLVGVTASIKGTSNGAISDEKGQITLSNIPDGLQEIHFSYLGFEEFTEIIKFPLKENGIIEILLKENSEELESVVITSTRSTRSIQNIPTRIEFIGGEELEEKGNMKPGDIRMLLAESTGIQTQQTSATSGNSAIRIQGLDGKYTQVIRDGFPLYSGFSGGLGLLQVAPLDLQQVEVIKGSSSTLYGGGAIAGLVNLVSKKPTEQRQLNFLLNGTSALGLDASGFYAQKFNGIGTTIYAAYNHGTAYDPADIGLTAIPKFDRFTLNPKVFFYFNENTTLMAGINATSEKRIGGDMEYIKGNGSTDHSYFEENKTGRYSTQLELDRRINDRAKFVIKNSVSYYDRTIGLPAYQFSGDQLSTYTEANYSLNGEKTDWVLGANFLTDKFTEKQVAGTPVRDYNYTTVGGFVQNTWNTSDKITIESGIRGDYHNRFGFFFLPRISTLWKINEHFSTRLGGGLGYKAPTVFTEDAERIQFRGVLPLNLDDTKAERSYGANYDINYKTALFDGQVRFSINHMFFYTRINNPVLLTSTTGNMYQYVQPSGNFDTKGMETNVKLTYGDFKLFVGYTYANVNQHTDGTSKIYPLVSKHRLNNVLMYEIEEKWKVGAEAYYFSPQQLNDGSTGKGYWTAGLMAERIWERFSIFANFENYTNTRQTKFGPIYSGPITNPVFQDIYAPVDGFVINVGIKLKF is encoded by the coding sequence ATGAAGAAAATGCTCATATTGTCGTTTTTTATGGCAATAAACCTTTGTGTATATGCACAAAACACATTAAAAGCCGTTGTTAAAAATAACGAAACAAAAGAAGTTCTTGTTGGGGTAACAGCTTCTATAAAAGGCACTTCAAATGGTGCAATATCTGATGAAAAAGGACAGATTACATTGTCAAATATCCCCGATGGATTACAGGAAATACACTTTAGTTACTTAGGCTTCGAAGAGTTTACTGAAATAATAAAATTCCCATTAAAAGAGAACGGCATAATAGAAATTCTTCTTAAAGAAAACTCAGAGGAATTAGAGAGTGTGGTAATTACATCAACAAGAAGTACGAGAAGCATTCAAAATATCCCAACTCGGATTGAATTTATCGGCGGCGAAGAACTGGAAGAAAAAGGCAATATGAAACCCGGAGATATCAGAATGTTGCTTGCTGAAAGTACTGGAATCCAGACGCAGCAGACCTCAGCAACCAGTGGAAACTCTGCCATACGTATCCAAGGACTCGATGGTAAATATACGCAGGTTATCCGTGATGGTTTTCCATTATATTCCGGGTTTTCAGGTGGTCTGGGTCTATTACAGGTAGCACCTTTGGATCTTCAGCAGGTTGAGGTGATAAAAGGATCATCTTCCACACTGTATGGTGGCGGAGCAATTGCAGGCTTGGTAAACCTCGTTTCAAAAAAACCAACCGAGCAAAGACAGCTTAATTTTCTGCTCAATGGAACCTCTGCCCTGGGACTTGACGCCAGTGGCTTTTATGCCCAAAAGTTTAATGGTATAGGAACAACAATATATGCGGCATATAATCATGGGACTGCCTATGATCCTGCTGATATTGGACTTACGGCTATTCCTAAATTTGACCGTTTTACGTTGAATCCCAAAGTATTTTTCTATTTCAATGAGAATACCACATTAATGGCTGGAATCAATGCAACTTCCGAAAAACGAATTGGTGGAGATATGGAATATATCAAAGGCAATGGGAGTACAGATCATTCCTACTTTGAGGAAAATAAAACCGGACGTTACAGTACTCAGTTAGAATTGGATCGTAGAATAAATGACAGGGCTAAATTTGTGATAAAAAACAGTGTCAGTTACTATGACCGTACCATTGGCTTGCCTGCTTATCAATTTTCTGGTGATCAATTGTCTACGTATACGGAAGCAAACTATTCCCTTAATGGCGAAAAGACTGACTGGGTGCTTGGTGCAAATTTTTTGACCGATAAATTTACGGAGAAGCAAGTAGCTGGAACTCCTGTAAGAGATTATAATTACACAACTGTTGGCGGATTTGTTCAGAATACATGGAATACCTCAGATAAAATTACCATCGAATCAGGTATTAGAGGTGATTATCATAACCGCTTCGGGTTCTTTTTTCTTCCTAGAATATCTACTTTATGGAAGATCAATGAACATTTTTCAACACGATTGGGTGGTGGTCTTGGCTATAAAGCACCAACTGTATTTACCGAAGACGCTGAACGTATCCAGTTTAGAGGAGTTTTGCCTTTGAATTTGGATGATACAAAAGCCGAGCGCTCTTATGGTGCGAATTATGATATCAATTACAAAACAGCATTGTTTGATGGTCAGGTACGTTTCAGTATCAATCATATGTTTTTCTATACCCGTATCAACAATCCGGTTCTGCTAACCTCTACAACAGGTAACATGTATCAGTATGTCCAACCTTCCGGAAATTTTGATACCAAAGGGATGGAAACAAATGTCAAGCTTACATACGGGGATTTTAAACTATTTGTGGGATATACCTATGCCAATGTTAATCAGCATACGGATGGTACTTCAAAAATTTATCCGCTTGTTTCCAAACACAGGCTCAATAATGTGCTGATGTATGAAATCGAAGAAAAGTGGAAAGTGGGTGCTGAGGCTTATTATTTCAGTCCACAACAGTTAAATGATGGAAGTACCGGTAAAGGTTATTGGACAGCGGGATTGATGGCAGAAAGAATTTGGGAACGTTTTTCAATCTTTGCGAATTTTGAGAACTATACAAATACCCGTCAGACCAAATTCGGACCGATTTATTCAGGACCTATTACAAACCCTGTTTTCCAGGATATATATGCGCCTGTTGATGGGTTTGTAATTAATGTTGGCATAAAGCTTAAATTCTAA